The following is a genomic window from Tripterygium wilfordii isolate XIE 37 chromosome 19, ASM1340144v1, whole genome shotgun sequence.
TGGCTGGATCAACCAGTTGGCTGAAAAATGCTTCCTCTGCTGCCTTCCTGTATTCGATGCCCGTAGTCTTTGTTGTGTAAAGAAAAAGCAGCAAAACAATGAAACAACTCATTCGTATGAGACCAATTTGAGCTTGAATCATCATGCCAAACGAAAACTATCCTTTTCATTTCATCGAAACCTAAACCCTCCACAGGCAAAACCCTAGAACTCCCTTACAACAAAAATAACCACAAAAGGTTCAATTCTGCTGCATTTAATAGATACCCAATTCGATTTTGCTCTTGAAAACCCTCAAACCACCCAATTCACCAACCTGTATATAGAACTTCTCAAACACCCGGATGCAAATTGTTctcaaagattcaagctttgaACCAAATATAACCACCCAGACCTTATGTTCCCTAAAAACGCCAAAATATCAATCAAAACCTCATTCAAGGATAACTCGGAAGAACATTAAAATCCCCAATCGAAATCAAAATATGCCTTCCCTTTGGACCTATACAGACCACAGAGACACCCTTAAAAAGATCCACAATGTAAAAGCCAAAAAAGCTTGAAAGATTCAAAAGGGTGTTTCTATTGCTAGTTATGACCAGATCCAATCAAAAGGATGCATAAAATAATTGAGCTGTAGTAAAAAGTTTGACCCGGGAAGAGAAATTCATTTTCCAATTAGGTTCCGTAGGAGAAGCAGACAAAAGACGGGAAAATTTGAGCTTGTGAGTCGTAGATTTTCTAATGTGATTTCAGGGATTTTGAATTTGTTCAGACTTCTTGCCTGGTTCGACAGGACTTTTCAAAGAGAGACGAAAATACGCGCAAAGAGAAACAAACGTTCTGTTGTGGGGCCTACGTGGCTGATTATTTTCTCTATCATAATTAATGATGATAAATATTGATTAAATGATGTGTTTAATCTCAAATTTTAAGTTCTcggtaaaatatttttataataatattacttattttttatatgtcaataattcttttattttcgGGGTGAGAATTCACAATTTGAGCGTGCACTGAATAGACTTATATTTTAAGTATGTACAGGCGAATATCTAGTCTAGTGGCAATGGTAGGGGTGAAGGGGTACAATCTAGATACCATAGGTTTAATTTCTGGAAACACCTCCTCACATATTATTATGTGTAAATAAAGGTTCGAGTACATCTTGCCTATCATCATCCCTGTTTAGTGCGGAAGTCTTATGCACGAGAGCTTTTAAATGAATATACTATGCATtccaaataagaaataaaattacTTTGTATTTGGATTATGAATTGAGGAGCACATGTGGGATGTGACCTAGTTTTCAGTTTTTCACAAGCTCTATACCTATGCAACGTTCATAAGACTAGTGTGTATCACCGAGCCATTAGTTGAAATGATAAGACTTGTGTGTATCATCCTAATAACCAGAGTTTGAATTTTcctccccgtttcaaaaaaagatTAATAATATAATCGTGCATGGTTTTATATTGTCATAGGCTATAAAAGAATAAGAGTATGATACTATACCTATCGCCATCACAATTCCAATTTTTGTACCACAATACTTGACATTTTGGTACAATTTGGGACGAGTTCAAAGCCATCATCCTCCCCATTTGTTGAAGTCATACCCTTTTTTTTGTAgtttaattcaaaattgaaagcTATTATGTCATACCCTattagagcaattccaatggtCATATTTTGCTggccaacaaaaatcaatactaggtccacctctattacataaaaagtcaagtcaaacacttctctcaatacaatacaatcacatcaacaaaacacgtctcccaatatagccacatcagcaaaacacaaattcttatacatttttccttcccacgcaacatgaaggccaacaaattctcatgccctctatattgtccacaataaaattacaccaaaacacaatcttccaatacagtcacatcagtaaaacacatctcccaatacaaccacatcagcaaaacacaaaacccaatacatatttgttggtccagacaaaataacaccattgcaagtgctcttagcCCCCTTTTGGGTTGTTGAGTTGACATTGATCAGAGCATATATTTATCCTACTTtttggaggaagaaaaaaaaaaagacacaagaTCCAAAACATGGtgggaaatttttttgaagtatTTATTAAGTATATCTATAAGAAATTTACACCCCATTTACATACACTATATTGTTTGCTccgtgataggtatgataatacctattgtttttggtagaaatatccccctcttaagctttcttttgataaataatgagtgtatttatgtgttgatttgtattttgataggttgattgcggtttggatgaaaagcgacggaaaaagggctgaattgaagaaaatgtccaccgaccttcgtatgttcaaatagtcataactttctgtcacattattggaattgagcgcaacaaaaggcattggaaactagacatctcaagctttccgtagaatctaaaatcatgcaaatcggaggtcatatggagaagttatggtcatttgaatcatgtgcctaggggtaacgcgcctaggcacacaaattgtgcacgcccaggatcactcctgcacgcctagtccagagagttggacttgaattttaagttgtgcacgcctaggattgcgcctaggcgtgcgcctaggcgtgtgcctaggcgtggtgcgcctaggcgtgaaaacaacgcgcctaggcgtgaaaagcaattttctggggtgttttaagtcgcgatttgtccgagctgcggggactttgagacctagaacagatttctggagagcgaaaacagagggggaaggtgattcttggagctaggaggagagattcttcaactccacttggatctactcaactcattgggtttattcatgcctttctcatctattctcttgtgtttttctctcattatgtgtaactaaacctcttgtgccaaggctaggatgaagccttgggtttgatgactttgtttatgacttgatttacatatatatgagttgatttgggtataaatcttgtgtttctatgtttgattgcaatttcttcatgcttgtggtgtttggccaacacctaggttttttggatgaaattgtttggagaatttgcttagacaataatatgtcaagtagattatgcttcttgaaacacttgattatgaatgtgtctccctttaattaggtgacaatttgtatgaatcctaatctccatagaacttcatgaattcctatgcatgtttagaccaataggatggctagaatgtatttaggaatatccgacctagaccaataagatggctagtaatcgattgtagggagatttggcttaagtgcgctaaaaccgacttaggtacggattcgttatgcccgaattagcaaatatgtgtgtgaatttgtgtcattgcaagtcatttcccaagggggattccaaagccttggtgttcatctcatttgcattagttgcatccctattctaagaaaataccaaaaatactttgctctttacttgtcttagtttaattaccaacccaaacaatcttgagttgatctttactttgtttgcattgtacatacatacatacaagtatacatttggattagacataactccatccctgtggattcgacccttgcttatcattgtgctgtagtcgccgactagtacacttgctagtaaggttaatttagacccaacactcCGGGGTTCCGATTCCCGTGAATATATCGGATTACCCTCAAGAATTTATTCCTCATGGGCCCGcaagtgggctaagcccaactcaTTAAACCCATGAAAAGGTCTAGTTGAGTGTAAGAGATGGGTTTTACTAAGGGGATAAATACTGACATGGCCCCCGAACTTTCATGAATGAATCAATTTAGCCCTGAACTTCATTTATGATCAATTTAGCCcttgaactttcaaaattgtattTCATTATAATTTTCGTCTATTTAGCTAATGTGACGGCAAGTCTGAAAGTCACATGTCATGTTAGTAACGGAAAACAAATGTTACATCAGTAAAAATTAACGGAAAATGGGCTCAAGGGCTAACGGACTACATTGTTGGAAGTTGAGGGGCTAAATTGACCATAAATGAAGTTCAAGAGCCAAAATGATCCTTTCATTAAAGTAAAGGGGTCATTTGAAAACTTCTCCCTTAATATTTTGGTCTTAACATCTTCAAAAGGATTGAAAGTTGATTTGAAATCTTTGACAATTGGTAGTTTGCTCACCacattttgtttgttattttgtgAAATTGCGACGCTGACAATGAGTGAAACAGAAACACGATGGACTTACAAGAGACCGAAAAAAGAGTGAGATACTCGTTTGCTTCGTTTTAGCGTTATAAACTTCTTAGGACTGCGTTTGTATTAAAAATAAGTGGGTTTATTTTGTATTTAAGTATTTAGTAGTAtacttgattattttttttatttccaaatttgAAGGTGGGCCAGAGTCCACCCTAGGCCAATAATAAATCCGCCCGAATCGGACGACTTCAAAAGCATTATTCTCCCCAATATTTGTTGAAACCATACCCTATTTTTGTAGTTTAATCAGAGCATATACTTATCCTGCTTTTTGGAAAGAAAGAATGAAGATGCCAAAACAAGGGGCACTATCACTGCAATGTACACACAACCTTACATTTATTTGAGTGGTCTCTAAAACTATATGTATCTACTCATAAAGAAACAACAcagatataaaaataaaaaaataaaaaaaaagtgtatatatgtatatatgtatgaaaGAACAGGTCATGTGGCAAGTAATGGACATCCAGTGCAGCAGCATATATTCCTTTCACACAGCCTTTTCGTTTTTCTGAAACTCACATTCATGAATTCAATTATATTTTTGAGTTTTTGTACTGGTTTTCTGCATTGTTTGCATTAGACAAGATAATTGTCATTTGTtgcaggaaaaggaaaaaaaaaaaaggttctctCACACTTTCCAGCAAATATTCCAAGAGAATTTGTTCTAAACTTTCTCTAGTGGCCTTCTTCAGTTTCCACACTACTATAAGACCCTGAAAGCCTCAAAAACTCTGCGAAAAATTCTTTTGGAGACGTTCGATCGAGGGTCTAATTCTGCTGTAATGACTAGTTGCAGACAGCTTCAAGTGCAAACAGATGATCAAACTCCACATAAATGGAGTGTTTCATTAGGTGAAGATGTGTATAAAAGGTTTTTCTCTCAGGGAAGTCCAGTAGTGCAAAAAGTATTCGGGGATGGATCGCTGTTCAGTCCatttttgtttggaaaattCTTTGATCCTTCTGATGCATTTCCGCTGTGGGAATTCGAGTCTGATGTATTGTTATCGAGTCTCAGAAGCTCCGGCCAGAGTACCGTGGATTGGTTTCAGACAGATCAAGCTTATGTATTGAAAGCAGAACTCCCAGGTAACTTCTCCTGCACCTCAAAAAAGGGCTAGACGTGTACCTTCAGCTCTGTGTTTATCTAAATCGCCTTAGTAAGAAGTCGAATgctcaaaatttttattttttctgaaaTTTAGGTTATACCAGAAACTTGGCGATAAAGCTGCAAAATTTAGTTACTTGGGGAAGGGTTTAGGGTATACTAATTGAATCATTTGTGTTGGTAAGAGTTTTTTGAAAGCTGTCGAATGCTCGACTCTGCATAAATTTCTTGGCATCTGCATCATCCCACTCTACCAAATAGGCAATTAAGATTCATCAGACTATAAACCTAAATTCAAGCAGCTCGAGGACgggtttttttagggtttaggtctAATCCGACCATTTT
Proteins encoded in this region:
- the LOC119986139 gene encoding 21.7 kDa class VI heat shock protein isoform X2 produces the protein MTSCRQLQVQTDDQTPHKWSVSLGEDVYKRFFSQGSPVVQKVFGDGSLFSPFLFGKFFDPSDAFPLWEFESDVLLSSLRSSGQSTVDWFQTDQAYVLKAELPGVGKNNSVEVYVENGKVVEISGELKQQKESKKSKNTKDWRCGHWWEHGYVRKLEIPEDADLRATEAYVSHDDVILELRIPRKASSSNDQGNEES
- the LOC119986139 gene encoding 21.7 kDa class VI heat shock protein isoform X1, coding for MTSCRQLQVQTDDQTPHKWSVSLGEDVYKRFFSQGSPVVQKVFGDGSLFSPFLFGKFFDPSDAFPLWEFESDVLLSSLRSSGQSTVDWFQTDQAYVLKAELPAGVGKNNSVEVYVENGKVVEISGELKQQKESKKSKNTKDWRCGHWWEHGYVRKLEIPEDADLRATEAYVSHDDVILELRIPRKASSSNDQGNEES